The Lysinibacillus pakistanensis genome includes a window with the following:
- the mtnN gene encoding 5'-methylthioadenosine/S-adenosylhomocysteine nucleosidase, with protein MKIAVIGAMEEEVELLRASLEDGKSTTIAGSEYTTGIYDGKEVVLLKSGIGKVNAAMSTTILLHEFQPDVVINTGSAGGYDESLEVGAVVISDEVRHHDVDVTIFGYEIGQMAGMPAAYKSDEKLMKVAEEAVKAVGEHQFGIGLICSGDAFMNDPVRVEAVRHHFPQMKAVEMEAAAVAQVCYQFGTPFVVIRALSDIAGKESNISFDEFLPVAAKHSTQIVLKAIEMI; from the coding sequence ATGAAAATTGCAGTAATTGGCGCAATGGAAGAAGAAGTAGAGCTACTACGAGCATCATTAGAAGATGGGAAAAGCACAACAATTGCAGGTAGTGAATATACAACAGGAATCTATGATGGCAAAGAGGTTGTGTTATTAAAAAGTGGCATTGGTAAAGTAAATGCTGCCATGTCAACTACGATTCTCCTACATGAATTCCAACCAGATGTAGTCATTAATACAGGCTCTGCTGGAGGCTATGATGAGTCACTTGAAGTAGGAGCAGTTGTCATTTCAGACGAGGTTCGTCATCATGATGTGGACGTAACAATTTTCGGCTATGAGATTGGTCAGATGGCTGGCATGCCGGCAGCATACAAATCAGATGAGAAGCTAATGAAAGTGGCTGAAGAGGCTGTAAAGGCAGTTGGAGAGCACCAATTTGGTATAGGCTTAATTTGCTCAGGAGATGCTTTTATGAATGATCCTGTACGTGTAGAAGCCGTACGTCATCATTTCCCTCAAATGAAGGCAGTTGAAATGGAGGCAGCAGCTGTTGCACAAGTATGCTATCAGTTCGGGACACCATTTGTGGTAATCCGTGCTTTATCAGATATCGCAGGGAAAGAATCCAATATTAGCTTCGATGAATTTTTACCTGTGGCTGCAAAACATTCAACACAAATTGTTTTAAAAGCGATTGAAATGATATAA
- a CDS encoding phosphatidylserine decarboxylase → MKEKLYQRLIELTNGKQSSQLLQTIAKAKWSKRIIPSYMKVYDINLEEVSKKPQQFSSLHDFFTRELLEHVRPIEENPTTYTSPVDAKVESFGRIEWDMTFLVKGKPYALQDLLGNKERASQYADGHFIVFYLSPADYHRIHSPIDGLVLRQYTLGQKSYPVNQLGLSYGKKPISHNYRQVTELKVANGQQVAFIKVGATFVNSIVLTNTTAQWRKGEEVGYFSFGSTVVMLFEKAAIEFTDNVVQGSPIRMGEAFANML, encoded by the coding sequence ATGAAAGAAAAATTATATCAACGCTTGATTGAATTAACAAATGGCAAGCAATCCTCTCAACTTTTACAAACGATTGCAAAAGCTAAGTGGAGTAAACGTATAATCCCTAGCTATATGAAGGTATACGATATTAACCTTGAAGAAGTTTCAAAAAAACCACAACAATTTTCAAGTTTACATGATTTTTTTACAAGGGAGCTTTTGGAGCATGTCAGACCAATTGAAGAAAATCCAACTACCTACACGAGCCCTGTTGATGCAAAGGTGGAATCCTTTGGTCGTATCGAATGGGATATGACGTTTCTTGTAAAGGGGAAGCCGTATGCTTTACAGGATTTACTTGGCAATAAAGAACGTGCTTCACAATATGCTGATGGTCATTTTATTGTGTTTTACCTAAGTCCTGCTGACTATCATCGTATTCATAGCCCTATTGATGGATTAGTGCTAAGACAATATACACTTGGACAAAAATCGTATCCTGTAAATCAGCTCGGACTTTCCTATGGAAAAAAACCAATTTCTCATAATTATCGTCAAGTAACAGAGCTAAAGGTGGCTAATGGTCAACAGGTAGCGTTTATTAAGGTGGGTGCGACTTTTGTTAACTCTATAGTCCTTACAAACACTACAGCACAGTGGCGTAAGGGTGAAGAAGTAGGCTATTTTTCATTCGGCTCAACGGTCGTTATGTTATTTGAAAAAGCAGCAATTGAATTTACGGACAATGTAGTGCAGGGAAGCCCAATTCGAATGGGTGAAGCCTTTGCAAATATGCTATAA
- the mltG gene encoding endolytic transglycosylase MltG, protein MDNGSKKQEMFSKMQERKSEVKIVRKIVAIIAIVFVLLLVIVGFLGYNYVKSALKPVDPDSTKTIAVEVPIGSSLSSISTLLEKKGVIKDARVFKYYAKFKNESQFQAGTYDLTKAMTLDELIESLKTGKVYRKPVFTMTIPEGLTLEQIGNIVEKKTPYTQKEFMDLVTSDAFVQKMMANYPELVTDAVLADNIRYDLEGYLFPATYSYFEEKPSLESIVEEMIGAMDKVVKNYSDLLAEKQMSVHQLVTFASLLEEEATAQTDRETIASVFYNRLDQGMPLQTDPTVLYALGSHKNRVLYEDLEVENAYNTYKNKGLPPGPIAGAGKSSIEAALNPSSTDYLYFLADKEGVNHFSKTYDEHLQKVEKYLRKPE, encoded by the coding sequence GTGGATAACGGTTCAAAAAAACAAGAAATGTTTTCAAAAATGCAAGAAAGAAAATCTGAGGTAAAAATCGTGAGAAAAATCGTTGCTATTATAGCTATTGTTTTTGTTCTACTATTAGTGATTGTTGGTTTCCTTGGCTACAATTATGTAAAAAGTGCCCTCAAACCAGTAGATCCAGATTCAACGAAAACAATTGCTGTTGAAGTACCAATTGGCTCAAGTTTAAGCTCAATTTCTACCTTATTAGAGAAAAAAGGCGTTATTAAAGATGCTCGTGTATTTAAATACTACGCAAAGTTTAAAAATGAATCTCAGTTCCAGGCAGGAACTTATGATTTAACAAAGGCAATGACGTTAGATGAGCTAATCGAAAGCTTAAAAACAGGAAAGGTATATCGTAAGCCAGTCTTTACGATGACAATTCCTGAAGGCCTAACACTTGAACAAATTGGTAATATTGTGGAGAAGAAAACGCCATATACACAAAAGGAATTTATGGATTTAGTAACAAGTGATGCATTTGTTCAAAAGATGATGGCTAACTATCCCGAGCTTGTGACAGATGCAGTTTTAGCTGATAATATTCGCTATGATTTAGAGGGCTATCTTTTCCCTGCTACTTATTCTTATTTTGAAGAAAAGCCATCATTGGAATCAATCGTAGAAGAAATGATTGGGGCAATGGATAAGGTTGTGAAGAATTACAGTGATTTACTTGCAGAAAAACAGATGTCTGTACATCAATTAGTAACATTTGCTTCATTGCTTGAGGAAGAAGCTACTGCCCAAACAGATCGAGAAACTATTGCCAGTGTGTTTTATAATCGTCTAGATCAGGGAATGCCACTTCAGACAGATCCAACTGTTTTATATGCACTTGGCTCTCATAAAAATCGAGTACTATATGAAGATTTAGAGGTAGAAAATGCTTACAATACTTACAAAAACAAAGGTCTACCACCTGGTCCAATTGCAGGTGCAGGGAAGTCTTCTATTGAAGCAGCACTGAATCCAAGCAGCACAGATTATCTCTACTTCCTAGCAGATAAAGAGGGAGTAAATCACTTCTCTAAAACCTATGATGAGCATTTGCAAAAGGTGGAAAAATATTTACGTAAGCCAGAGTAA
- the pssA gene encoding CDP-diacylglycerol--serine O-phosphatidyltransferase, with translation MKSQAANFITISNMSFGGAAIMATLHEYYSYSVLFIFIAALLDRYDGKVARALGQVSDLGKQLDSMSDIISFGVAPALLMYEVVLVDFGFVGMMMTVLYIVCGAMRLARFNISEANGYFTGLPITAAGTLLTLTYFASTAFHPAFYLFLFPILALLMISTFTLKKV, from the coding sequence ATGAAATCGCAAGCAGCAAACTTCATTACAATCAGTAATATGTCCTTTGGTGGCGCAGCCATAATGGCTACATTACATGAATACTATAGCTACAGTGTCTTATTTATCTTTATTGCTGCCCTTCTAGATCGTTACGATGGGAAGGTAGCCAGAGCTCTCGGACAAGTGTCTGATCTAGGTAAACAGTTAGACTCTATGAGTGATATTATATCATTTGGTGTAGCGCCTGCATTATTAATGTATGAAGTGGTATTAGTAGACTTTGGTTTCGTCGGCATGATGATGACCGTACTGTATATCGTCTGTGGTGCGATGAGATTAGCTCGCTTTAATATTAGTGAAGCAAACGGCTATTTTACAGGGTTACCAATTACAGCTGCAGGTACTCTCTTAACTTTAACGTATTTTGCATCTACTGCGTTCCACCCGGCATTTTATCTTTTCCTTTTTCCAATACTAGCTCTATTGATGATTAGTACATTCACGTTAAAAAAAGTGTAA
- the greA gene encoding transcription elongation factor GreA — protein MANEKQYPMTAEGKRKLEEELVKLETETRKEIVERIKIARDFGDLSENAEYDSAKEEQAFLEGRISTLKSMIRNAVIISEDETDNSVVSLGKTVTFVEIINGKPSTEEESYTIVGSAEADPMEFRISNESPIAKGLLGRAKGEEVVVQTPGGEMKVKILSIK, from the coding sequence TTGGCAAATGAAAAACAATACCCAATGACTGCTGAGGGTAAACGAAAATTAGAAGAAGAATTAGTGAAATTAGAAACGGAAACACGTAAGGAAATCGTTGAACGTATTAAAATTGCCCGTGATTTCGGAGATCTTTCAGAAAATGCTGAGTATGATTCAGCAAAAGAAGAACAAGCCTTTCTAGAAGGACGCATTTCTACATTAAAATCAATGATTCGTAACGCGGTGATTATTTCTGAGGATGAAACTGACAACAGTGTAGTATCACTTGGGAAAACGGTTACATTTGTAGAAATCATTAATGGTAAACCATCGACTGAAGAGGAATCATATACTATTGTAGGTTCAGCTGAAGCTGATCCAATGGAATTCCGTATTTCTAATGAATCCCCAATCGCAAAAGGCTTACTTGGCCGTGCCAAAGGTGAAGAGGTTGTTGTACAAACACCAGGCGGCGAAATGAAAGTTAAGATTCTTTCTATAAAATAA
- a CDS encoding acyl-CoA dehydrogenase family protein, whose translation MIDIFIRNEREQKLVQYAQNLAKKIEKTAIRYDESGEFPFEHFQILEEAGYFRLTVPKKYGGEEISLYEMLLVQEQLARGDASTALSVGWHLLTFLNVREAKTWPEPIFAELSRKAVEEGSLLNIINSERGKGNISRGSLPGTIAKKVPGGYRITGEKAFASLAPILKQFTIIAYVEEENLTAEFLITKNEQVEIVETWDAMGMRATGSHDIIFHDTFVPEEALLYRHRQNEVNRFLADGRVYSLEIPAVYLGVAGAARDYAIDFAKNTYSHSLENTIAHASHVQQKIGEIEVLYQTARRTLYSIAAQVEQNPALKEQLSESVSIAKYVICNNAIDIVTKAMQVVGGRSLSKENKIQRLFRDVQCSRFNPPADDVVITQLAIGLLIDKKRETFQL comes from the coding sequence ATGATTGATATTTTTATTCGAAATGAACGAGAGCAAAAACTCGTTCAGTATGCTCAAAATTTAGCCAAGAAAATTGAGAAGACAGCAATTCGATATGACGAAAGTGGTGAATTTCCGTTTGAGCACTTTCAAATTTTAGAGGAGGCAGGTTATTTTCGATTAACAGTGCCAAAAAAATATGGTGGAGAAGAAATTTCTCTCTACGAAATGTTATTAGTACAGGAACAATTAGCTAGAGGGGATGCTTCTACTGCATTGTCAGTTGGCTGGCATTTATTAACGTTTTTGAATGTTCGTGAGGCGAAAACATGGCCAGAGCCTATATTTGCAGAATTAAGCCGAAAAGCTGTAGAAGAAGGCTCTCTACTAAATATTATTAACAGTGAACGTGGAAAGGGGAATATTTCTCGAGGAAGTTTACCTGGTACAATTGCTAAAAAAGTGCCAGGAGGATATCGCATTACTGGTGAAAAGGCATTTGCTTCCTTAGCACCGATTTTAAAACAATTCACCATTATTGCCTATGTAGAAGAAGAAAATTTAACAGCAGAGTTTCTCATTACCAAAAATGAACAGGTAGAGATTGTTGAAACATGGGATGCGATGGGCATGAGGGCGACCGGCAGTCATGATATTATTTTTCATGATACGTTTGTACCAGAGGAAGCATTGCTATACAGACATCGCCAAAATGAGGTTAATCGCTTCTTAGCTGATGGTCGTGTCTATTCATTAGAAATTCCAGCTGTTTACTTAGGGGTGGCAGGTGCAGCAAGAGATTATGCCATTGATTTTGCGAAAAATACGTATTCACATAGCTTAGAAAATACTATCGCTCATGCGAGTCATGTGCAACAAAAAATCGGTGAAATAGAAGTACTTTACCAAACTGCACGAAGAACTTTGTATAGTATTGCAGCGCAGGTTGAACAAAATCCAGCTCTTAAGGAGCAACTATCGGAGTCTGTTAGTATTGCCAAGTATGTTATTTGCAATAATGCCATCGATATTGTAACAAAAGCCATGCAGGTTGTAGGAGGACGAAGTTTATCGAAGGAAAACAAAATCCAACGCCTATTTAGAGATGTTCAATGTAGCCGCTTTAATCCTCCAGCAGATGATGTGGTTATTACTCAACTTGCGATAGGGTTATTGATCGATAAGAAGCGAGAAACTTTTCAATTATAG
- a CDS encoding peptidase U32 family protein yields the protein MALALAQNDKIREIVDGKRVITKKPELLAPAGSLEKLKIAVHYGADAVFIGGQEFGLRSNADNFSIEEMREGVEFANKYGAKIYVTTNIFAHNENMDGLEQYLKDIESAGVTGIIVADPLIIETCRSAAPKLEIHLSTQQSLSNWKAVQYWKEEGLHRVVLAREVGGEEMQLMKEKVDIEIEAFVHGAMCIAYSGRCVLSNHMTARDSNRGGCCQSCRWDYDLYELEDGQEKALFDDNYAPFAMSPKDLKLIEAIPHMIELGIDSLKVEGRMKSIHYVATVVSVYRKVIDAYCADPDNFKIKREWLEELDKCANRDTAEAFFHDAPGFEEQMFGVHGRKTTYEFAGLILDHDPETKIVTMQQRNYFKPGDEVEFFGPEIENFCLTMGEIWDEDGNSLDAARHPLQIVKFKCDTPLKPHNMMRKENN from the coding sequence ATGGCATTAGCGTTAGCACAAAATGACAAAATTCGTGAGATTGTCGACGGTAAACGTGTCATTACAAAAAAACCAGAGCTACTTGCCCCAGCAGGTAGCTTAGAGAAATTAAAAATTGCTGTTCATTATGGGGCCGACGCTGTATTTATCGGCGGTCAAGAGTTTGGTTTACGTTCAAACGCAGATAACTTTTCTATTGAGGAAATGCGTGAGGGAGTAGAATTCGCCAATAAATACGGTGCGAAAATCTATGTTACAACTAATATTTTTGCCCACAATGAAAATATGGATGGCTTAGAGCAGTATTTAAAGGATATTGAATCTGCAGGTGTTACAGGCATTATTGTAGCGGACCCTCTGATTATTGAAACATGCCGCTCAGCCGCACCAAAGCTTGAAATTCACCTTTCCACACAGCAATCGCTTTCAAACTGGAAAGCGGTGCAGTATTGGAAAGAGGAAGGCTTACATCGTGTAGTGTTAGCCCGTGAAGTAGGCGGCGAGGAAATGCAGCTAATGAAGGAAAAGGTTGATATTGAGATTGAGGCATTCGTCCATGGGGCAATGTGTATCGCTTATTCTGGTCGCTGTGTGCTTTCAAATCATATGACAGCTCGTGACTCCAACCGAGGTGGTTGCTGTCAATCTTGTCGTTGGGACTACGATTTATATGAATTAGAAGATGGCCAAGAAAAAGCGTTGTTTGATGACAATTATGCACCCTTTGCTATGAGTCCAAAAGACTTAAAGTTAATCGAGGCCATTCCTCACATGATTGAACTTGGCATTGATTCATTAAAAGTGGAAGGTCGTATGAAATCCATTCACTATGTGGCGACAGTTGTTTCCGTGTATCGTAAAGTAATTGATGCCTATTGTGCAGATCCTGATAATTTTAAAATTAAACGTGAATGGCTAGAGGAGCTAGATAAATGTGCCAACCGTGATACGGCTGAAGCATTTTTCCACGATGCACCTGGCTTCGAGGAGCAAATGTTTGGTGTTCATGGCCGTAAAACAACCTATGAATTTGCTGGTTTAATTTTAGACCATGATCCAGAGACAAAAATTGTCACAATGCAGCAACGAAATTATTTTAAGCCAGGCGATGAAGTAGAGTTCTTCGGCCCTGAAATCGAAAACTTCTGTTTAACAATGGGAGAAATATGGGATGAGGACGGTAATAGCTTAGATGCAGCCCGTCATCCATTGCAAATTGTTAAATTTAAATGTGATACACCATTAAAACCGCATAACATGATGCGAAAGGAGAATAATTAA
- a CDS encoding peptidase U32 family protein has protein sequence MKKPELLVTPQSLEHIKALLEAGADAFVIGEQQFGLRLAGEFSVDEVEEATKLIHAAGKKVYVAVNALFHNEKIDALADYLKEMQRIGVDRLIFGDPAVLIIRREQGVTIPLHWNPETTATNWFTANYWGKRGATRAVLARELSLDEVLEIKENAELEIEVQVHGMTCMFQSKRPLLGHYFLYQDKVMEIENRKENRNMFLHDDERNNKYPIYEDVNGTHIFSPNDMCVIDELGELFEGGIDALKIEGVLQTPEYVVTVTEAYRKAIDTYFDESEEAYEEIKDDLLAKIEEIQPAIRPLDTGFIFKETVY, from the coding sequence ATGAAAAAACCAGAATTGCTTGTGACACCACAATCATTAGAGCATATAAAAGCACTTTTAGAAGCTGGAGCAGATGCTTTTGTAATTGGTGAACAACAATTTGGTCTACGTCTAGCAGGAGAATTCTCTGTTGATGAAGTGGAAGAAGCAACAAAGCTTATTCATGCAGCAGGTAAAAAGGTCTATGTTGCAGTCAATGCACTTTTCCATAATGAAAAGATAGATGCACTTGCTGACTATTTAAAAGAAATGCAACGTATCGGTGTGGATCGTTTAATTTTTGGCGACCCAGCCGTATTAATTATTCGTCGTGAGCAAGGAGTAACAATTCCTTTACATTGGAACCCAGAGACGACTGCTACAAACTGGTTTACAGCAAACTATTGGGGAAAACGCGGCGCAACTCGTGCAGTGCTTGCTCGTGAACTTTCGTTAGATGAAGTGTTGGAAATAAAAGAGAATGCTGAATTAGAGATTGAAGTACAAGTTCATGGCATGACATGTATGTTCCAATCGAAGCGCCCACTACTTGGGCATTATTTCTTATATCAAGATAAAGTTATGGAAATTGAAAATCGTAAAGAAAATCGTAATATGTTCCTACATGATGATGAGCGTAATAATAAATATCCTATTTATGAAGATGTAAATGGCACGCATATTTTCAGTCCAAATGATATGTGTGTTATTGATGAGCTTGGCGAATTATTTGAGGGTGGCATTGATGCTCTGAAAATTGAGGGTGTTCTGCAAACACCAGAATATGTGGTGACAGTGACAGAAGCCTACCGCAAAGCCATAGATACTTATTTTGATGAATCAGAAGAAGCTTATGAAGAGATAAAAGATGATTTATTAGCAAAAATAGAAGAAATTCAGCCAGCTATCAGACCATTAGACACAGGCTTTATCTTCAAGGAAACAGTTTACTAA
- a CDS encoding O-methyltransferase, which yields MELSDAYIQSFIQPRNGLLLEMEAFAEENHVPIMQLAGIDALNQLLRIQNPSKILEIGTAIGYSALRMAEALPNVNIVTIERDPERVTRAKAYIKRSTVSDRITVIEGDALEVDDEAIQTIFDAVFIDAAKGQYQRFFEKYAPLVKSGGVLYIDNMYMHGLSDLDLKDVPRRKRTMIRNLKNFTDWIMQHPDYTSAFLPVGDGLLLCLKR from the coding sequence ATGGAATTATCAGATGCATATATACAATCATTTATTCAACCACGTAATGGACTGCTTTTAGAAATGGAAGCATTCGCGGAGGAGAATCATGTACCGATTATGCAGCTTGCAGGTATCGATGCACTGAATCAACTGCTACGTATTCAAAATCCGTCAAAAATTTTAGAAATTGGTACTGCTATCGGTTATTCTGCACTAAGAATGGCAGAGGCTTTGCCAAATGTGAATATCGTGACAATAGAGCGTGATCCAGAGCGTGTGACAAGAGCTAAAGCTTATATTAAACGTTCAACCGTATCTGATCGGATTACAGTCATTGAAGGAGACGCTTTAGAGGTAGACGATGAGGCTATTCAAACAATATTCGATGCAGTTTTTATCGATGCAGCAAAGGGACAATATCAGCGCTTTTTTGAAAAATATGCCCCACTTGTGAAATCAGGTGGAGTCTTGTATATCGATAATATGTACATGCATGGTTTATCTGATTTAGATTTGAAGGATGTCCCACGTCGTAAACGTACAATGATTCGCAATTTAAAAAACTTCACGGATTGGATAATGCAGCATCCTGATTATACAAGTGCGTTTTTACCAGTCGGTGATGGTTTATTACTATGTTTGAAGAGGTGA
- a CDS encoding YqeG family HAD IIIA-type phosphatase yields MYNFLLPDEFVTSIFEITPEKLQDLGIKGIITDLDNTLVEWDRADATEELIIWLRIMKETGIRVIIASNNNEARVKHFAEPLGIPYIHKAKKPFRNAFYSAIVQLGLRPNEVVMVGDQLLTDVMGANRLGLHTVLVKPVAQSDGLVTKFNRFIERRVFNDLKRKGIMTWEEKE; encoded by the coding sequence TTGTATAATTTTTTATTACCAGATGAATTTGTGACGAGTATTTTTGAAATTACACCAGAAAAGCTTCAAGACTTAGGCATTAAAGGTATTATTACAGATTTAGATAATACGCTTGTGGAATGGGATCGTGCTGATGCAACGGAAGAACTAATTATTTGGCTTCGTATCATGAAGGAAACAGGTATTCGTGTTATTATTGCGTCAAATAATAATGAAGCACGTGTAAAGCATTTTGCTGAGCCATTAGGTATTCCTTATATCCATAAGGCAAAAAAACCATTTCGTAATGCCTTTTATAGTGCCATCGTTCAATTAGGGCTACGTCCGAATGAGGTAGTTATGGTAGGAGATCAACTCTTAACGGATGTCATGGGCGCTAATCGCTTAGGCTTGCATACAGTACTTGTAAAACCTGTGGCACAATCTGATGGGCTCGTAACAAAATTCAATCGATTTATTGAACGACGCGTGTTCAATGATTTAAAACGAAAAGGAATTATGACTTGGGAGGAAAAAGAATGA
- the sigK gene encoding RNA polymerase sporulation sigma factor SigK produces the protein MSGIFTSMLQLWLEIPALLGYLKGQTFHKPFSKEEEAACIERFLGGDEQARLDLIERNMRLVAHVVKKFHPKHEQLDDYISIGTIGLMKAVESYTPDKKTRLATYAARCIENEILMHLRTQKKVQKDVSLFEPIGTDKDGNALQIRDLLQCDEESATEKIEHKEHVAQLYHYLHMLDERELEIVTLRYGLNQQDALTQKEIAARLNISRSYVSRIEKRALIKLYQLYKRDQKTIE, from the coding sequence ATGAGCGGAATTTTTACATCTATGTTGCAGTTATGGCTTGAGATCCCAGCGCTACTTGGTTATTTAAAGGGGCAAACATTCCATAAACCCTTTTCTAAAGAAGAGGAAGCTGCTTGTATTGAACGATTTTTAGGCGGTGATGAGCAGGCGCGTCTTGATTTAATAGAGCGCAATATGCGGCTCGTTGCCCACGTTGTGAAAAAATTCCATCCAAAGCACGAACAACTTGATGATTATATTTCCATCGGCACTATTGGTCTTATGAAAGCTGTAGAAAGCTATACACCTGACAAAAAAACTCGTCTTGCCACTTACGCTGCCCGCTGTATTGAAAATGAAATATTAATGCATTTGCGGACACAGAAAAAGGTGCAAAAGGATGTTTCCTTATTCGAGCCAATCGGTACTGACAAAGATGGCAATGCGCTACAAATTCGCGATCTTTTACAATGTGATGAAGAAAGTGCCACAGAAAAAATTGAGCATAAGGAACATGTTGCACAGCTCTATCATTATTTGCACATGCTTGACGAACGTGAACTCGAAATTGTAACACTTCGCTATGGCTTAAATCAACAGGATGCTCTTACCCAAAAGGAGATTGCAGCACGTTTAAATATTTCGCGTAGCTATGTGTCGCGTATTGAGAAGCGGGCACTAATCAAACTATATCAATTGTATAAACGAGACCAAAAGACCATTGAATAA
- the udk gene encoding uridine kinase translates to MAAKRPVVIGIAGGSCSGKTSVTNAIYDVFRDHSVVVIEQDFYYKDQSHLTFEERLGTNYDHPLAFDNDLLIKHIKKLLSRQSIEKPVYDYVQHTRANEVIHVEPVDVIILEGILVLEDADLRDLMDIKLFVDTDSDLRIIRRIMRDIKERGRTTDSVIDQYLTAVRPMHNLFIEPTKRYADIIIPEGGDNEVAIDLMVTKIKTILETDNVL, encoded by the coding sequence ATGGCAGCGAAGCGTCCAGTCGTCATCGGAATCGCTGGTGGCTCATGCTCAGGTAAAACGAGTGTGACAAATGCTATTTATGATGTTTTCCGAGATCATTCAGTGGTTGTAATTGAACAAGATTTTTACTATAAGGATCAAAGTCATTTAACGTTTGAGGAACGTTTAGGTACAAACTATGATCATCCGTTAGCATTCGATAATGATTTGTTAATTAAACACATAAAAAAATTGTTGTCTCGTCAATCTATCGAAAAGCCAGTATACGATTATGTACAGCATACAAGGGCAAATGAGGTTATTCATGTAGAGCCTGTAGATGTTATTATACTAGAAGGTATTTTAGTGCTAGAGGACGCAGATTTACGTGATTTAATGGACATAAAATTATTTGTTGATACGGACTCTGATTTACGAATTATCCGTCGTATCATGCGAGATATAAAGGAACGTGGACGAACAACAGATTCTGTCATCGACCAATATTTAACGGCCGTTCGTCCAATGCATAATCTATTTATTGAACCAACTAAACGTTATGCTGATATCATTATTCCAGAAGGTGGGGATAATGAGGTTGCCATTGATTTAATGGTCACGAAAATTAAAACTATTCTTGAAACCGACAACGTATTGTAA
- a CDS encoding YrrS family protein, with protein MSERQTRSSRHLQPSHNKKLDKLLNVLIGIVVVLIIITATYVFKWQDDAEKAVKDEPTQEQKNDSKQVEEEPSPSKEDNKDATTDDNEPTKEEPIEEEIVSEQDKPQETTSDNPIVDKVVTNKDWKPTPTTQTGQHVSSYDVKSVDWAEKVATITAATGIEKDNMIIWRIQNNGSANTAIATVSTNDKTAMYRVSMEWIDQEGWLPVKLEQLNTLNGAY; from the coding sequence ATGAGTGAACGACAAACTCGAAGCAGTCGTCATTTGCAGCCATCTCATAATAAAAAGCTAGATAAACTATTGAATGTATTAATTGGTATAGTTGTAGTATTAATTATTATCACAGCTACCTATGTGTTTAAATGGCAAGATGATGCAGAAAAAGCCGTGAAAGATGAGCCGACACAAGAGCAAAAGAATGATAGTAAGCAGGTTGAGGAAGAGCCTTCGCCTTCTAAAGAGGATAATAAGGATGCAACCACAGATGATAACGAACCTACGAAGGAAGAACCTATCGAAGAAGAAATAGTATCTGAACAGGACAAACCTCAGGAAACTACGTCTGATAATCCGATTGTAGACAAGGTTGTGACGAATAAAGACTGGAAACCTACACCTACGACACAAACAGGTCAGCATGTATCTTCATACGATGTTAAATCTGTAGACTGGGCAGAAAAGGTGGCAACAATTACAGCTGCAACAGGCATTGAAAAGGACAACATGATTATTTGGCGTATTCAAAATAACGGGAGCGCTAACACTGCTATAGCAACTGTGTCAACGAATGATAAAACAGCGATGTATAGGGTTAGTATGGAATGGATTGATCAAGAGGGCTGGTTACCAGTAAAACTCGAGCAGTTAAATACATTAAATGGCGCCTATTGA